The genomic region gcagaggtggaagaaatACTCAGATCTTTCACTAAAGTAAAAGCAGAAATACCACAGTcaagaaatactctgttacaggtGAGAGACATGGATTTAAATTTGTCTTTAGAGTTCAGAGTTTAgagtagaaaaataaatccaaGCACTAACTACGCAGAATgtcccatttcagaataattaGAAAAATCAATGTGTTACTGAATtatgattattgatgcattcatgtgttcatcaatTAAATGTTGCAGGTGATAAAAGTAGGGTTGATCTGAATAAATGTACATCTGTCATTTGTATATGGTATTATCATAATTGGTATTACTAATTTGAAACTGCAAAATAACTGGAAAtaatgttttcaaataaatgtggTGCAGTAAAAAGTATATCCACTGAGATGTATGAAGTAGAAGTGTAAAgcagaaaatagaaatactcaagtcAGTGGTGTATGGTAGGTAGGACGGGCCTCGGTGCACATTATTATGATGGGCCCTTGCGCAAGATTTTGCATCTACACTAGTTAcgacttgacattggacaacatcaacattcaTGTTACGCAGCACTCCATAGTGCAAATCTGTATatgaccaaaaaacaaacatgatggcATATATGACAGCTGGCCCCACTTTCTTAATTTAACATGAGTTCTTTTTTGAGTTTATTTCttaggtggcaatctgaatgaGTTACATGAGGCTGTTCTGTGGCCAACATGCCGTTGAAGGGCCGACTACTGCTCTGTattgacttcctgttacatttacagttgattttaagctcctccttgtatacaaagccctacatgAGGCCAAGCTACATCAttaactcccttgttaactatttgcctccaagaacactgcgatcatctgctgctggtttattggaggttccaAAAAACAGCTGGAACAAGATctgggatgcagcctttgtcagtgACGCCtcaaagctatggaacacacttCCTacagatatcagggaagctagctcgctaaatatcttttttttttattttttaaatatctgttcactttagcctttaactcGTTCTGActttcctgatacaggtctgaaactctttctttttactcttcatgctgctgcaatgcttttaaaatcttactggaTTTTATGATTTGTAGTTTCACAACTCTgtgattttatgaatcagttaatccatattgttttaaatgtaataaagtttattaataCTATGTTTTTTCTTGATCATGTAGAAGAGGAGTGCAATTTTGTTTGGATTGCTTCTGACTATACTATcaaaaaaagcaaagcaaagaaaAATCATGTCGTAGATGAGTtcctctttgaacacaggtgtaGCTCCAAGGTGGCGATCAGAATCATCTGCAAGCCCCCCATCCCATCACACGGGCCCCACTGCAGACACAtgcctgcactgtctgtatttacgCCCCTGCTGACTGGTTAGATAAAGCAAGATGAAACACAAACTCAGTGAAGCTAAAAAATGGCTACAAAGCAAATAATACTGACTGACAGATCAGAGAGGAAAATATCATAGCAGACTGTTTCCATTAAGACGCGCACGGTGTGTTtgggtaacgttagcttgaATAAAATACTCACCCGCAGTACTTCTGCTGGTACTTCTCTCCATAGGTGGAGTTGAGCAGGATCAGGTACTCTGCCAGCCCAGCATCACTCAGGCTGGTCCTCCTGCGGAGCTCACTCCACAGCTTGTGCGACTCTCCCAGGTACACCCTCCTCACGTCGTACTTCTTCCGGGATTCAAGTCGCCTCTGTGCTCGGTCGGTGTCCGTGAGCCTGGGTCGTCCCCTGCAGCGCCTCAAAACACCTTTCTCTGGGTCCCCGGCTCGGTCAGCGTCCAGGGGAACGTCCAACTTCGCCAGGTTATGCGCCATCTTGGCCACAACAGCTGTGTTGTGATTACCCGGCATCCCGGAAGTTGTCAGACTTAACAGGAAGTACTAATACAGATGCATTTTCTGAATCGTTTTCCGaaccagttgtttttaaattatgCTAAACACAGTCGTAACCCACATGAGTGCATGtctgtctaaaaataaaaagaaatgtccGATGTTTGCACGCCGTGAACCGCGGCGGAACGGTCGGGCAAACAACGCGGTTTTCACACGGACCGCAGCAGCACGAACACCAGAGTGCAACATGTAAACAGACGCGGGAAACTTCAGCGTTAATGTCACTGTCTAACGACATAACGTTAGAAAAAGTGGATCAGTCATGACAGACATTTTAACACTCGTGTTCAGGACTTTTATGTCACAGACGGAAGTGAAGAAGGAGCTCACCGTCACTCCTCCGTCACCGTTAACCTGCAGCACGCTGCTGGTCGGAGACACCAGCATCAGCCGCTCCGTGCTGCTGATGGCGGCCGTGACAGCTGCCTCAGAGGTGGGCATGAGAGTCATGTTCTTCACCCAGACACAAATCCAGAGCCTCCCGGTGTGTCTGCAGAAGTGTGTCCCCTGCCTGAGCACAGAGAGTCTAAAGGTACACATCGCTTTCctctcaaactgtgtgcttgtGACATATAAAGTTGTAATAAATGgattgttttttgttaattaatcatttattaATGCTTTAAAGATGAGTAAACCAGTTCTGAGACCAAGctttgggttgccaggttgtgaaaAATCTCTCACGTACAACCAGGGGCGGAGCACCACATTCTGAGCCCTGTGCACAAGCAGTTTCTGTGGGCCCCCTGCCCTgactctcttgatccatgtctcccTCATGCACCtttagattttatttatgtatttatttattaataacaaGGTCAGTGTGCCTCCTCACCCTtttcctgtctttcttttctttttttggaacCCTAATTTTTGGGGAAAGACGCGACAGTGTACgttggtgctccagcagcataagcAGTCATGTACTTGGCTCAAGTTATGTTTAGAAACGAATCCTTAGAgagcaaaaaaaatacaaagaatacaattgcaaacaaaactaaacttttCATgccatgccccccccccccagattGACAATTAATTGTTGACAACTAACTGATAGATTTGTGTacaatcaatttatttattaactgtttaacatttaaaactgaggacagaaaataaatagcaGCTATTTtcataatcaattaattgtgttggccattttcttttcttgtctttttttaacaactattttaatttgtaaaagcAGGATAAGTTTATTTACGTATATCTATGCATCACTGCATTTTTCCTTTTAACGTAACATTACTACTCAAGaagtcaagaaaaaaaatcacaaggggaaaaatggacaaacaaaacaaaacaaaaaaacacacacataaaagaaaaatatgtaagtgaaataaataaccaaagaaaacatttgggtGGGGGCGGGGGGACCCATCAGAGAGttaaacattgatatgtgatgGAGTAAATGGGATAAACTCACAGGTTACAGAGGCACCATCATACCACAGGTCAAGTTAGAAGGGACAGATTATACGTGTATTAAACAGGACAGATGGAGTGTCGAccatttttcaagcaaacatgccaaacagtctctgactccagcttcttaaatgtgaaacttGTGCCTTGTCTGAATATGTTTGAGCTTTAGACTAATGGTCGGACAGAAAACATGGTGTGTATTGGGCTCTGAGAAActgtgatgggcatttttttttgctatttcaAGGactaaaaaaatctaatttctgAGCAGCTACCTTTATTCATCCAGCTTCTGTCTGTCAGTtcattatattttcttttttttttttttgtaaagaaaaTCAAGTTTTCGTATCCCAAGACATtggaggagctgctgcagcaggttGCCAGTCTTCACGAGTCCACCAACACATCTCCCACCCCTCCCTCACTGATCATAGTCGACCGGCTGGAGGGCTACCTGTGTGGTCCTGGAGGAGGCAGCCACAGTGGACTTCACCCAGGACTGTCCCGCGCTGCACACCTgtctgcgctgctgtgcgaCAGCGCTGCCTTCCTCACGCAGCTCCTGAAACAGCGCTGCTCCAGCTTGGCCCCCTGTCGCGTCATCGCATCTTTCCAGTCAGAGGTCGACTCTGGGCAAGCCGGCAGGGAGGCCTCTGCCACGGATCCAATCCTCGATGTTCTTGATCGCTACTTCCAGGTGCGCTGTACTCTGGACCGAGACAGGAGCTatgaagctgctgcagctggactGCAGGAGGTGTGGAACATTTACCTTTCTGGGACCGGCATCACAGAGGCCTCTGGTACCAAAGGCTGTGAGGACAGACTGGCTGTAGCTCAGGAGTGGCAGCTGTTAATTTCCCCTGATGGTTCAATGGAGTTTAAGTTGGTTTGAAAGTGTCTGTGTCAAAGACTGTAGCAGCGGGAGAGAAACTGAATGTTGATTTGTTCACTTTTTGTTCAGAGAAAAAGCTCATTTTTTAGCAGTCAGGTATTTGCAGTGATAATGCTCTGCAGCATGATAGGCCTTTTTACTTCACTGTTTATGTTGAGCACATCATTCACACATGAGCAGACAGCATGATGTCATCTGCTGCTCACCTCTCAGATATCAGCTAACTGAACCACAGTGGCTGTAGATATACAACATTTAATGAGTTGAaatttttaatgacacaaaCTTTTGtaaaacacatgaataaatcttacacaatgaaaacatttataaagaCATCAAggaatgttttaaaataaacagttgTTACCAACATTTTTGGCTCAGGACCCCTTAAAACTGGGCAAAGTCTACCTGCGACCAaagcacagaaaaaataaacatattttatagcATATtcgtttttctgttttcatctcTCCTTAATCATCTTGTGACCTCTCAGGTTGAAAACCACTGAATTACAACATTGGAGCGACATCGCTTTTCTTGagctgctttcagacgccttttgcaagtatttaaaccctttgaaaaaaggcaacgaggcttggtaagaaatgtcctacaaattgtaaaaaaaaaaaaaaaaaaaattataaatttatacaattaattaaagaaaaatgggggggggggactagggaatatatatatttataatttatattattacaCTTTAAAATTATGTCAGATTTTTTataaaagatttatttattgcatttattatttatttaatttataatttaacaatgtatttttcctttttttaactaaatgtcttgtttttaattttctcttttttactcatttcttgcaatttttttggttcatttcttttttctttgctaATTGCCTTCTTgtcatgtttttgaaaaaaaaaaaatcaagccagtttgctcaggtttcaaagggttaacatGTAAGGTGTTGGACTGAAGTGGCTGATATCACAGttgaagtatttaaaaaaaaaaaaaatcagaagaaatatagaaaatacttattttataaaataataTCATTATCCATACAGAACATTATTTTGAAtgtttcagaaaaagaaaaacatagagCAAAATAATACATACACTACAGGAGGATAactttatattaaaatatttatttcagaaAAGGAACAGAAgcttgaataataataataatgatgtcacccacaaatgtaaaataataaaatttcgTTTAGTCATCTTTGATAAATTATTAATTgctgttgtcaaaaatatgcAACAATTCCTAGAGAAAACCAGTTGGTTGTGGGGTTTTGAgctttgtttcctttttgtgtCACACTACCCTAAaactttaattttcaaaaatactCCACAATgttcagaaatattttttttttttttacatattttttaaaagagcTAAAATTTCAGttgctatatatttttttctaagcCACAAAATCAAACAAGCATAAAAACACATGGATATTATTTAGTCTGacttaaaaacaacaatgaattaaaaatgttttgaatagAAATGTTAAAGTGAAGACATCCTGTACACACTCTGCTCTTTAGATGGCAGCAGTGACTCAAAACTTCAACATGATAAGAAACTAACAACTACAGTTACATGAGAATGCCTACAGTAGTACTGCTTTTACTTTGTTTCTTTCAGGATTGTCCTtgtgataaaatacaaaatacaatacaatacaaaaataatcacAATATTATGTACAAATACAGTGAGTTTTTTGAGTTCAAGTGTAAGCTGTTAGGTTTAAATTTAAGGGTATTCTAAAGTGTAAAGTGGGGACTATTCcatatctttgttttttgtcaacTCATTCCAAAACCAACAGTGTTAGTATGTTTCTCAGTGCTTTCTCACTTTCCTACTCAAACTCAAGCCCACTGGTTCTTGctgaaatctttaaaaacaggtcacaaatatatagtttaattttcaaaaaaataCTCTAATTTCTGCagacagctgggcactgtagtttgtAAAAAATGTTAGTCAAACAGGTGTAAATGGTGCAATTGAcgggggactattttcagcagtggaatgatacacatttggtgctctagtgagGTACTATGACAATATATGTGAGTTTGACTCAAACCAAACCACAGTACCCATGTTCATCATAATAAAGGAACGAGTCAGACGGCGCAATGGCTGAGTTATTATGTGATTTTAATTATGTTAGTTGCATCATTCTAAGAATTGCAATCTCTCAACACTTTAG from Epinephelus lanceolatus isolate andai-2023 chromosome 18, ASM4190304v1, whole genome shotgun sequence harbors:
- the swsap1 gene encoding ATPase SWSAP1, which encodes MTDILTLVFRTFMSQTEVKKELTVTPPSPLTCSTLLVGDTSISRSVLLMAAVTAASEVGMRVMFFTQTQIQSLPVCLQKCVPCLSTESLKKIKFSYPKTLEELLQQVASLHESTNTSPTPPSLIIVDRLEGYLCGPGGGSHSGLHPGLSRAAHLSALLCDSAAFLTQLLKQRCSSLAPCRVIASFQSEVDSGQAGREASATDPILDVLDRYFQVRCTLDRDRSYEAAAAGLQEVWNIYLSGTGITEASGTKGCEDRLAVAQEWQLLISPDGSMEFKLV